The following coding sequences are from one Deltaproteobacteria bacterium window:
- a CDS encoding GNAT family N-acetyltransferase, which yields MINVSIERLYLNDRVSISDIHISCRQAMFVSSPIQVMAIIKETGHKNINLPFSIKSSDKTIGFFTLNFYSPLTAQADPLYFGGENDCRLESFMIDERYQGKGFGNAAISEITQLLSKDYPHIKGLKLSVNFLNEMAKLFYLKCGFKDTGKVYEGGPAGPQHIYRLDLSKS from the coding sequence ATGATTAATGTATCCATCGAAAGGCTTTATCTTAATGACAGGGTCTCTATTAGTGATATTCATATCAGTTGCAGGCAGGCCATGTTTGTCTCTTCACCAATTCAGGTCATGGCCATCATCAAAGAAACGGGCCATAAAAATATCAACCTCCCCTTCAGCATTAAATCGTCCGATAAAACAATCGGCTTTTTCACACTCAACTTTTACTCTCCCCTTACCGCCCAGGCAGACCCTTTATATTTTGGAGGAGAAAATGATTGCCGCCTTGAATCCTTCATGATTGATGAAAGGTACCAGGGGAAGGGATTCGGCAATGCAGCAATAAGTGAAATCACTCAACTTTTGTCAAAAGACTACCCCCACATTAAGGGCCTGAAATTATCGGTCAACTTCCTTAACGAGATGGCAAAGCTATTTTATTTAAAATGCGGTTTTAAAGATACGGGAAAAGTTTATGAAGGAGGGCCGGCCGGGCCTCAGCATATCTACAGGCTGGACCTGTCAAAATCATGA